The Paenibacillus sp. FSL H7-0357 nucleotide sequence CATCACCGTTTATTTTGATTGTGACCGGATGCTCCGTAACGATAAGATCTTCCTCCATCGTGATATGGCCACTGCGGTAACGTATAATTTCCCCATGCCGCTCGGATCCGAGTTCCAATGCAATCACCCTTTTTCGTTAGAAATTGAATATCTCAACATTTCCTTAAATGATAAATAATACCATCTAAAAACACACCCTTACTACATCACTTTTCCTAAAAAGTGTCAATTTAATATCTCACATACAGCCTTTGCGTTCTTCATGAATCAGAGCTATTTTAGGAGTTGAACGCTATGGTATAATGGGTCAGAGGTGATAGGCGAGTTATGTTTTTGAAACGGATTGAATTAGCGGGCTTTAAATCATTTGCCGACAAAACGGAAATGGAATTTGTACGCGGCATAACGGCCGTTGTTGGCCCGAACGGCAGCGGCAAAAGCAATATTTCCGACGGCATCCGCTGGGTGCTCGGTGAACAGAGCGCCAAATCGCTGCGCGGCGGCAAGATGGAGGATATTATCTTTGCCGGAAGTGATGCACGCAAAGCCGTGAATTACGGTGAGGTGTCGCTCACTCTGGACAATGAGGATCATGTCCTGCCGCTCGATTTCAGCGAAGTTACAGTAACGCGCCGTGTGCACCGCAGCGGTGAAAGTGAATATTTAATCAATAAGCAGGCCTGCAGGCTGAAGGATATCACAGAGCTGTTTATGGATACCGGCATCGGACGCGAGGCTTATTCGATTATCGGACAAGGCCGGATTGAAGAAATTCTGAGTACGCGTTCCGAGGATCGCCGCGGTATTTTTGAAGAGGCCTCAGGTATTGTTAAGTATAAATCACGCAAAAAAGATGCGGGCCGCAAGCTGGACGAAACCGAGCAGAACCTGCTCCGGATTCATGATTTGATCAGCGAGCTGGAGGATCAGGTAGGCCCGCTCAAGGATCAATCGGAGAAGGCCATCCGCTATAAGGAGCTGCGCGAGCAGCTGAAACAGCTGGAAATCTCCGTGTACGTGCACCAGATAGAAGGCATTCATACCTCCTGGAAGGAAGGCAATGCCCGGCTTGAAACGCTGCAGGTCGAACAGCTTGAGCTGTCCACTGTCGTTTCGGCCCATGACGCCAAGCTGGAGAGCGGGCGTTCTGAGCTTCGAGCACTGGAGGCGCAGGTTGAACAACTGCAGGAACAGCTGCTTCGTTACAGTGAAGCGAATGAGAAAAGTGAAGGCTACGGCGAAGTGCTGAAGGAGCGCAAGCGCAACCTGGAGAACAACCGCGAGCAATTGATGCTTACACTGGGCTCGGTAGGAGAGCGCTCAGAGGGTAGACAGCGCGAGCTGGCAGAGCTGGAGCATAAGCTGCAGCAGTCAAGACAGGCTCTGGAGGAGCTGCGCGCTCAACTGGCAGATGAGGAAGTCCGGCTGGAAGGAGTGGCTGGCGGGATTAGCCAAAGCAAGGAAGAGAAGCTAAAAAGCGCCTTGCTTGAGCTAATGAACCTGATGGCCCAGGCCCGCAACGAAATTCGTTACGCGGATCAGCAGAAGGAAGCCTTGGAGCGGCGGATGAGCCGCAGCGTTGAGGAAAGCGGCAAATGGGTCGCGCGGCTCGCGGAGCTGTCTGCTTCGCAGAAGGGTCTGAAGGATACCATTGCCACACTCGGCAAAGAGATTGGAACGCTGCGCGGCGCCTACATCACGGAGAGCGAGCAGACCAGCAAACGCCAGAAGCTGCTGGAGGAAACGCAGAGCGGACTCCGTAAATGGGAACAGAAGCGCGAAGCCCAGGTTTCCCGGCATGAGACGATGAAGGAAATGCAGGATGATTTTGACGGATTTATGCTTGGAGTCAAAGAGGTCCTTAAGGGAGCGCGCAAAGGCCAGCTAAGCGGTGTGCACGGTGCAGTAGCGGAGCTGATCTCCGTGCCGGAACGGCTGGAGCTGGCTGTGGAAACAGCGCTAGGCGCATCGCTTCAGCATGTGGTTATGGATAATGAAGCCGTCTCCCGTCAAGCGATTACCTTTCTGAAGCAGCGCCAGCTGGGACGGGCTACATTTCTGCCGCTGGATGTCATCCGGCCCCGGCAGATTACCGGCAGCGACCGCAGTATGGTGGAAGGTGCGGAAGGATTTGTCGGCATCGGCAGTGATCTGGTCGGTTATGAGGACAAATATGCAAGCATTGTCGGCAGCTTGCTCGGAAATGTCGTTATTGCAGAAAGTCTGGAACAGGCTAACCGGATCGCCGCCAAATGCCAATACCGCTACCGTGTAGTTACGCTGGAAGGCGATGTTGTCAATGCCGGCGGTTCGATGACCGGGGGCAGTCAGCATAAGAAGAACAACAGCCTGCTGAGCCGTAAACGCCAGCTCGACCAGCTGTTCGGTGAAATTGAAGAAAGCGAACGTCAGATTGCCAAGCTGAAGCAAGGCATTGCCAAACTTCGCGAGGAGCAGGAGAACGCTGCGAAGAAGCTGGAGCAGCTGCGCCATGACGGTGACGAGAAGCGTCTGGAGGAGCAACGGGTCTCCGGTGATTTGAAGCAGCTGGAACAGGAACTGCGCCATGTTCAGGAGCAGGTGGATGGTGCGGGTGCCGAACGCAGCGGCTTTGAGAGTGAAGTCCGCAGTCTGGACGAGAGCCGCAATCAGGCGGTTGCCGAGCTTGCAAGGCTGGAGAAAGAAGAGAAGGATTCCCATGAGGCCATCCGCAATGCCGAATCGGAGCGTAAGGCGAGTGAAACGGCTAAGGAAGAGCTGCAGGGTAAGCTGACCGGCATGAAGGTAAGTGAGGGTAAGCTGGATCAGGAGATTTTCTCACTGGAGGAACAGCTTAGACGCATGAGGCAAGACGCCGGATCGCAGGATAAAGAGCTGCGCCAGAGCCGCAGTCTGCTTATGACCATCGAGAAGGATCTCGAAGAGAATTCACGCGAAGCGGTCAAACAGAAGGAAGATCTGAACAACTACCGCCTGAAGAAAGAAGAGACGGCGGGTACGCTTGATTTGGCGCGCGCTGAACGGGCGGCGTTAACCCGCAAGCTGGAGCTTGCCGAAGGTGAAACCAAAGACCAGCGGCAGGCTTTAAAGGCCGTGGAGGACAAGCTGCGTTCCACAGAGGTAGCTGTAGGACGGCTTGATGTTGAGCTGGACAACATTCTCCGTAAACTGAGCGATGATTACGAGCTGAGTTATGAACTGGCGAAGCAGCGTTATCCGGTTCCCGAGGATGTGCCGGCCGCACAGCTGGAGGTGCAGCGTCTAAAGCGCAGTATATCTGCGCTTGGCGAAGTGAACCTGGGGGCAATTGAGGAGTATCAGCGCGTGCATGAACGTTATACTTTCCTCAGTGGCCAGAAGGATGATCTGGTGGAGGCCAAGACAACGCTTTACCATGTCATTCATGAGATGGAAGAAGAGATGTCCAAACGCTTCAAGCAGACCTTCGATGCCATCCGCCGTGAATTCGGCACGGTTTTCTCGAAGCTGTTCGGCGGCGGACGGGCGGACCTGATGCTGCTTGATCCCGAGCATATGCTCGACACAGGCATAGATATTGTCGCCCAGCCTCCCGGCAAAAAACTGCAAAATCTGCAGCTGTTGTCAGGCGGTGAACGCGCATTGACCGCTATGGCACTGCTGTTCGCCATCCTGCAGGTCAAACCGGTGCCTTTCTGTGTGCTGGATGAGGTGGAAGCGGCACTGGATGAAGCGAACGTAGTCCGCTTTGCCCAGTATCTGCGCGAGTTCTCGGAGCAGACACAGTTTATCGTGGTTACCCACCGCAAAGGAACCATGGAGGAAGCGGATGTGCTGTATGGTGTAACGATGGAAGAAGGCGGCGTATCGAAGCTTGTCTCGGTGAAGCTGGAGGATGAGGAAGCGGAGATTGCCTAAATGAAAGCATTGTATTTCGGAAATGAACCGGGGAATCTGGTGTCTTAACGATAAGAGGAGGAAGAGCATGAGTTTTTTTAAGAAACTGAAAGAAAGTATTTCCGGTAAAACCGAAACGGTTACCAAACAGTTCCGCGACGGTCTGGAGAAGACCCGCAAGGGTTTCGTTGAGAAGGTATCCGATCTCATCATCCGCCGTAAAAAAATAGATGAAGAGTTTTATGAGGAACTGGAAGAGATTCTGATCGGTGCCGATGTCGGGGTAAATACGGTAATGTCGCTTGTTGAAGAGCTTCGGGCTGAAGTGAAGCAGAAACGGATTGAGGATGCCTCGGAGCTGCAGCCGATCCTCTCCCGCAAACTGATGGAGCTGCTGCGCGGTGATGACGACAACAGTCTGAAAGAGAATCCGGACGGAATCACCGTTATTCTGTTCGTCGGCGTAAACGGTGTCGGCAAGACAACAACAATCGGCAAGCTGGCACACCGCTACAAACAGGAGGGTAAAAAGGTTCTTCTCGCCGCAGGCGATACCTTCCGGGCCGGAGCGATTGAGCAGCTTGAGGTCTGGGGTCAACGGGCTGGTGTTGACGTCATCAAGCAGCAGGCGGGCTCTGACCCGGCTGCAGTAATGTTCGATGCCGTGCAGGCAGCCAAGCAGCGGAATGTGGATGTGCTGATTTGCGATACGGCGGGAAGACTGCAGAACAAGAGCAACCTGATGGAAGAGCTGAACAAGATCTTCCGGGTCATTCAGCGTGAAATTCCCAGCGCTCCGCATGAGGTGCTGATGGTGCTGGATGCGACTACCGGTCAGAATGCCTTGACGCAGGCGAAGCTTTTTGGTGAAAAAAGTGGCGTTACCGGCCTGGTGCTGACCAAGCTGGACGGGACCGCCAAAGGCGGTATTGTTGTGGCGATCCGCCAGGAAATGAATCTGCCGGTGAAGCTGGTTGGACTGGGCGAGAAAATGGAGGATTTGCAGCCATTTGATTCCGGACAGTTCGTTCATGCGCTGTTCGCCGGGATGATCTCTGACGAAGATCAGAAGGAAGCGCAGGAGTAACTCGCCGCAGGCGCTTCAAACGAGGATGAACTATGATTACCATAAAAGCCCTGCAGAACGGTTCACGTTCTGCAGGGCTTTTGTCATTACTGATTGTGTGAAAAAACAACTGCCACCAGGTTTTTTTGTGAAAAAGCTGCCCCTTCTTTAAATAGAAGGAACGGGTGCTTTTATATTTGGATACTTATATTAAAAAAACATTATATGAAAAATTCATAATAGTACTGCTTGTCAACTCACCTGCATACAATTCAATGTATAATTCACTTTCGTGCTCCCGAAAACTAAACTCATGAGAAAGGAAGCGATTCCACAAATGCTGGATGGGGTATAAACTCCATTTTGTTGTTATATATATTGACATGAACAATATCATTTACGTATTATGAGAGTAGTATTTAATATTTTCATACTTAATTCTTAAATTACGAACCAGCTTGTCAACAAACTTCACACATTATAATGATCCGAAAGGAGTCGGGCTCATGTCAAAACTTGATCCTTTGCCCGGTCTGTCTCCGTATCCGCTGCAGCATTTCTATGATGAAATGTATGCCGATGAACGGAGCATCCGTCCTCATTACAAACATGTGAACCGCATGTTTTCCGGGATGAGCCCTGAAGAGCTGCAAGGCAAGCAGAAGCTGCTGCAGCGCCGGATGATGGAAGAAGGTATTACCTTTACGCTGTACAACCCGGCACAGGATCATCCGATGGAACGAACGATTCCTTTCGATATGATTCCGCGGATTATCCCCAAGGGGGAATGGGAGAGGCTTGAGGCTGGCATTGTCCAGCGGATCACGGCTTTGAACCTGTTCATCCATGATATTTACCACGAGCAATACATTGTAAAAGACGGGATTGTCCCGCGCCGCATGATTATCTCCAACTGTTATTTCCGGCCGGAGATGGCGGGACTGCGAGTCCCCGGCGGTGCTTATGTCACTACCTCGGGCATTGACCTGATCCGCCATCATGACGGAGAGTATTATGTGCTCGAAGACAACCTGCGTACTCCTTCCGGCTTTTCCTACCTGTTTAAAGGCAGATCACTCATGAATCAGCTTTTCCCCGAATTGTCTTTCGCCAGCTCCATCCGGGATGTGGATCA carries:
- the smc gene encoding chromosome segregation protein SMC, with translation MFLKRIELAGFKSFADKTEMEFVRGITAVVGPNGSGKSNISDGIRWVLGEQSAKSLRGGKMEDIIFAGSDARKAVNYGEVSLTLDNEDHVLPLDFSEVTVTRRVHRSGESEYLINKQACRLKDITELFMDTGIGREAYSIIGQGRIEEILSTRSEDRRGIFEEASGIVKYKSRKKDAGRKLDETEQNLLRIHDLISELEDQVGPLKDQSEKAIRYKELREQLKQLEISVYVHQIEGIHTSWKEGNARLETLQVEQLELSTVVSAHDAKLESGRSELRALEAQVEQLQEQLLRYSEANEKSEGYGEVLKERKRNLENNREQLMLTLGSVGERSEGRQRELAELEHKLQQSRQALEELRAQLADEEVRLEGVAGGISQSKEEKLKSALLELMNLMAQARNEIRYADQQKEALERRMSRSVEESGKWVARLAELSASQKGLKDTIATLGKEIGTLRGAYITESEQTSKRQKLLEETQSGLRKWEQKREAQVSRHETMKEMQDDFDGFMLGVKEVLKGARKGQLSGVHGAVAELISVPERLELAVETALGASLQHVVMDNEAVSRQAITFLKQRQLGRATFLPLDVIRPRQITGSDRSMVEGAEGFVGIGSDLVGYEDKYASIVGSLLGNVVIAESLEQANRIAAKCQYRYRVVTLEGDVVNAGGSMTGGSQHKKNNSLLSRKRQLDQLFGEIEESERQIAKLKQGIAKLREEQENAAKKLEQLRHDGDEKRLEEQRVSGDLKQLEQELRHVQEQVDGAGAERSGFESEVRSLDESRNQAVAELARLEKEEKDSHEAIRNAESERKASETAKEELQGKLTGMKVSEGKLDQEIFSLEEQLRRMRQDAGSQDKELRQSRSLLMTIEKDLEENSREAVKQKEDLNNYRLKKEETAGTLDLARAERAALTRKLELAEGETKDQRQALKAVEDKLRSTEVAVGRLDVELDNILRKLSDDYELSYELAKQRYPVPEDVPAAQLEVQRLKRSISALGEVNLGAIEEYQRVHERYTFLSGQKDDLVEAKTTLYHVIHEMEEEMSKRFKQTFDAIRREFGTVFSKLFGGGRADLMLLDPEHMLDTGIDIVAQPPGKKLQNLQLLSGGERALTAMALLFAILQVKPVPFCVLDEVEAALDEANVVRFAQYLREFSEQTQFIVVTHRKGTMEEADVLYGVTMEEGGVSKLVSVKLEDEEAEIA
- the ftsY gene encoding signal recognition particle-docking protein FtsY, which produces MSFFKKLKESISGKTETVTKQFRDGLEKTRKGFVEKVSDLIIRRKKIDEEFYEELEEILIGADVGVNTVMSLVEELRAEVKQKRIEDASELQPILSRKLMELLRGDDDNSLKENPDGITVILFVGVNGVGKTTTIGKLAHRYKQEGKKVLLAAGDTFRAGAIEQLEVWGQRAGVDVIKQQAGSDPAAVMFDAVQAAKQRNVDVLICDTAGRLQNKSNLMEELNKIFRVIQREIPSAPHEVLMVLDATTGQNALTQAKLFGEKSGVTGLVLTKLDGTAKGGIVVAIRQEMNLPVKLVGLGEKMEDLQPFDSGQFVHALFAGMISDEDQKEAQE